GCGCTGTCGTGAGTCAGCTGGAAGCGCGGGTTGGGCGGTGTTGTGTGACTGGGCTACTCGAGACGCACATCATCGATCAAGAAGCTGCACCCACTCGGGTTGTCCCTCTCGCTGGCAAGCCACATGAACCCGCTGAACACTCGGTCCAGGTGGAGCTCAGATGTGATGTCCAGAGGAATGCTCACCTCTTGCCAGGCACGGCTCAAGGAGATGACGCCGGTAGAGCAACTCGGCTGAGCATTGTCGTCTTCCGTCCCCCCAACCCTGAACTCTACCTGTTCGCCCCCCTCGTCCCCCTTGATCCAAAAACTCAGCCTATCGATCTTTGAAAGATCGACACCGACGGAGTACTGAGGGTACATCACATCAACCCAGCCAATGCCAGCCCAGCCCAGTTCCTGTGAATCGCCAGGGGCATAGACGCATCTCGCGCAATCGGGAGCCGAGCGGTATTCCGCTCGCCAGTGCTCGTCGAAACTGACGTCCTCGCGGTCACCGACCCATGCCGCCGGGGCGAAGTACTCGGAGACCTCGACGGGCCCCTCAGCCTGTCGCCAGACTGGCGACTCTGGCGTCTCGTCGGGTTGCCAGGACCAGTATTCCACCGCTTCAGTTGGCAGATATGCGGGTGCGGCCCGGCGAACTGCGGGGGGCTCCTTCTCACAGGAGCGAGGAGCCCAGACAGTCAACCACGCACCTAGCGCGGCGGCCAACAGGGTGGCCATCGCGCCAAGCCAAGCGCGACGCCATGCTTCTCGCTCTCTCACTGAGTCTCGAGGTTTCCGACGTATCTCCACGCCACCCGACTCCCCACATTGCCAGGACGCATGCCCCATCCGCCCAACGCTACGTGTTACGGCATGAGCGGCCGGTTTGCGCCGCTCGTGTTGATTCTATCTCGCGCGGTCCGCTCGATGCCGGGGTTCGACACCCGAACTATGTGTCCTTGACTTCGGTCGGGCTCACCGTCGGATCTTCAATGTCAGGGAAGTGCTCTCGCCACTCACTCTCCAGATGCGCGGCGACACGTTCAGTACTCGTGTCAAAGACCGCAATAAGAGACCGAACGAATCCGTAGGTGAGTTCGACTTGCTGATCTATCATCTCCACACCGAGA
This genomic window from Actinomycetota bacterium contains:
- a CDS encoding carbohydrate binding domain-containing protein, which produces MREREAWRRAWLGAMATLLAAALGAWLTVWAPRSCEKEPPAVRRAAPAYLPTEAVEYWSWQPDETPESPVWRQAEGPVEVSEYFAPAAWVGDREDVSFDEHWRAEYRSAPDCARCVYAPGDSQELGWAGIGWVDVMYPQYSVGVDLSKIDRLSFWIKGDEGGEQVEFRVGGTEDDNAQPSCSTGVISLSRAWQEVSIPLDITSELHLDRVFSGFMWLASERDNPSGCSFLIDDVRLE